The DNA region CTCGCGATGCAGATCGTCGAGCAACACATAGCCGCGCCTTCCCGAGCGCACCTCTTCCATGGATGGCTGGTATTCTCCGCGCCAGGCATCGGCGAAGGCCGCGTAGTCGAGATCATGGCCCAGAGGGGCGAGCAGCGTCTTTGCCTCGCGCGCGATGGAGGATCGCCAGTCGACCAGCGTGCCGAACACGTCGAAGAACAAGGCTTTGATCATAGCTCTTTGGTCAGGAAATGGCGCGAATGGCCTTTGGGGAAATCGGCCAGCCGGCCGAACTGGACATAGCCCAATCTGCGATAGAACTCCGGCGCCTGAAAGCTGAAAGTGTCGAGATAGACATTCCGGCAGCCTCGAGCACGCGCCTCATCCTCCGCCTTGCCGAGCAGGGTCTTGCCGAAGCCGCGCTTGCGAAACCCGTCGGCAATCCAGAGAATGTCGACGAAAAGCCATTCCCAATAGGTTCTGCCGATGCAGGCCCCGCAGAGCTCCTCGTCCTGGCGCAACGACACGAAGAGCTCGCGATGGCCGAGCGGACCGGCCGCCGCGATGTTGAAGGCGATGAGACGGTCGAGCGCAAGGCGCTGATCCTCAGGCGTCAGCCGCTCCTCGATGCGGACCGACGCCTCAGCCATCCCGGCTTAGCTCAGCGCCACGTTCACGGCGCTTTCCTTCAGCTCCTGGCCGAAGCAGCGCTGATAGAACTCGGCCACCAAGGGGCGCTCGAGCTCGTCGCATTTATTGAGGAAGGTGAGGCGGAAGGCGAAGCCGATATCGTGGAAGATGTCGGCATTCTCCGCCCAGGTGATCACCGTGCGCGGGCTCATCACCGTCGACAGGTCGCCTGCCACGAAGGCGTTGCGGGTCAGATCGGCGACGCGCACCATCTTCGAGACCGTGTCGCGGCCCTGCTTGTTGCGGTAATGAGGCGCCTTGGAGAGCACGATCTCCGCCTCGCGGTCGTGAGGCAGGTAGTTCAGCGTGGTGACGATCGACCAGCGGTCCATCTGGCCCTGGTTGATCTGCTGCGTGCCGTGATAGAGCCCCGAGGTGTCACCAAGCCCGACCGTGTTGGCGGTGGCGAACAGACGGAAGGCCGGGTGCGCCCTGATGACACGCTTCTGATCGAGCAGCGTCAGCTTGCCCGACACTTCGAGCACCCGCTGGATGACGAACATCACATCGGGGCGCCCGGCATCATATTCGTCGAAGCACAAGGCGATGTTGTTCTGCAGCGCCCAAGGCAGGATGCCGTCGCGGAATTCGGTCACCTGCTTGCCGCTCTGCAGCACGATGGCGTCCTTGCCGACGAGATCGACGCGCGACACATGGCTGTCCAGGTTGACGCGCACGCAAGGCCAGTTGAGCCGAGACGCCACCTGCTCGACATGGGTCGATTTGCCGGTGCCGTGATAGCCCGAGATCATCACGCGTCGGTTATGGGCAAAGCCGGCCAGGATCGCGAGCGTGGTGTCGCGGTCGAACACATAGTCCTGGTCGAGATCGGGAACATGCTCGTCCGCCTTCGAATAGGCTGGAGCTTCCATATCCGTGTCCAGGCCGAAAACCTGTCTCACCGAGACCTTCATGTCCGGTATCGGCGCAGTCTCAACGCTCGCGTTCATCTCGTCCTCGCTCGTGGCCAGGGGCGGCCACTGCCGTTTCGCAAAAACCACGCCAATCCTGTCATGCCCGGACCCGTCCGGGCATCCACGACCGACCTCGGCGAGCTAGGCACGCGGGGAAGACGTGGCGGCTGGACCTGATCCTTCGCTCAAGCGGTAGGATCGCGACCCGGCCATGACGGCAATAGACCGAGCTGAGCGCTCAAGCCAGCCCGGTCGTGCGCAGGTAATTATATGCGTTGATGATTGCGCGCAATTGATCTTCGCGCGACCTGTCCCCGCCATTGGCGTCGGGATGCAGGCGTTTCACCAATTCCTTGTAGCGGGCCTTGATGGCCACCTTGTCGGTATTGGCCTCGAGTCCGAGCGTGTCGAGCGCCTTGCGTGCCGCATTGCCGATACGCGGTTCGGCGGCTCCCGGCTCGCGCGCATCGCGTGCAAAGCCGCGTCTGGCGAACAGGCCGAGCGGATCTTGCACGCGGGCATCCT from Rhizobiales bacterium GAS188 includes:
- a CDS encoding Acetyltransferase (GNAT) family protein: MAEASVRIEERLTPEDQRLALDRLIAFNIAAAGPLGHRELFVSLRQDEELCGACIGRTYWEWLFVDILWIADGFRKRGFGKTLLGKAEDEARARGCRNVYLDTFSFQAPEFYRRLGYVQFGRLADFPKGHSRHFLTKEL
- a CDS encoding cobaltochelatase CobS subunit, producing MNASVETAPIPDMKVSVRQVFGLDTDMEAPAYSKADEHVPDLDQDYVFDRDTTLAILAGFAHNRRVMISGYHGTGKSTHVEQVASRLNWPCVRVNLDSHVSRVDLVGKDAIVLQSGKQVTEFRDGILPWALQNNIALCFDEYDAGRPDVMFVIQRVLEVSGKLTLLDQKRVIRAHPAFRLFATANTVGLGDTSGLYHGTQQINQGQMDRWSIVTTLNYLPHDREAEIVLSKAPHYRNKQGRDTVSKMVRVADLTRNAFVAGDLSTVMSPRTVITWAENADIFHDIGFAFRLTFLNKCDELERPLVAEFYQRCFGQELKESAVNVALS